From one Candidatus Methanoplasma termitum genomic stretch:
- a CDS encoding ATP-binding protein, giving the protein MPPGHLRRRFPFSAVKGSEDAKKALECAAANDDLIGVLIKGPTGTAKSVLVRSFADVVRDKEIVNVPLNVTDEQLFGGLDIEEAIKFGKTTVKGGILQRADGNILYLDNVNLFESRMLSSLLECVESGKVMVEREGISSEYELRTTVLATMDPAEQALPDAVADRFDICVQTYSADEGSDRTDIIRSNLEFDADPEGFTGRYSEDDAKVLKRIKDAKNIISGVVLTRSDLRMIAKICIDLNVKGHRGDIAIAKVSKALAALDGRTAVSNEDIRDAAVLCLLHRRADVMKEKDTTQPEKIEAPVDEKVKEAAMSLPEGEQGKNEEDEEEIVETEEIGQTSLEFDEVENLGTVAEITGAVRERFEDMDKLEAIRLRKIVGKAGKRKDITTNKRAGRYRGFRIPAGRTTDPAFDATVRAAAPHQRSRDSKGLSISIESQDIREKIRIKRDSCSFLFAVDVSGSLVKSGMMQDIKNGVKAMLMDNYVNRDKVALMTFRTGAVTISVPFTRSVAGITDVLENTECGDGTPLGPAMLVIKDYMLNYIRKNPDERCYVILITDGEATIPVQKGRDADMELRKVAAMMNIPNTEWMVVDSSLIPGKVNHAAELAAMLNARYIRLEDLQSA; this is encoded by the coding sequence ATGCCTCCAGGACATTTGAGGCGCAGGTTCCCATTTTCCGCAGTGAAAGGGTCCGAGGATGCGAAGAAGGCACTCGAGTGCGCCGCGGCGAACGACGATCTTATCGGCGTATTGATAAAAGGCCCGACGGGAACGGCAAAGAGCGTTCTTGTCAGGTCTTTTGCGGATGTGGTCCGGGATAAAGAGATCGTAAACGTTCCTCTGAATGTTACCGATGAACAGCTGTTCGGAGGTCTGGACATCGAAGAGGCCATAAAATTCGGGAAGACCACGGTCAAAGGAGGGATCCTGCAGAGGGCCGACGGCAATATCCTGTATCTGGACAACGTGAATCTTTTTGAATCAAGGATGCTGAGCTCCTTACTGGAATGCGTCGAATCCGGGAAAGTGATGGTTGAGAGAGAAGGCATATCCTCAGAATATGAGCTCAGAACGACCGTTCTCGCAACAATGGATCCGGCTGAACAGGCGCTGCCGGATGCCGTTGCAGACAGGTTCGACATATGCGTTCAAACGTATTCTGCCGACGAAGGGTCTGACAGAACAGACATAATACGATCTAATCTGGAATTCGATGCCGATCCCGAAGGATTCACAGGAAGATATTCAGAGGATGACGCAAAGGTACTGAAGAGGATAAAGGATGCAAAGAATATCATAAGCGGCGTGGTCCTGACAAGATCCGACCTCAGGATGATAGCCAAGATATGCATAGATCTCAACGTCAAAGGACACCGCGGCGATATAGCCATCGCAAAGGTGTCCAAAGCGTTGGCGGCCCTTGACGGACGTACCGCGGTCTCGAATGAGGACATCAGGGATGCCGCTGTTCTGTGTCTGCTTCACAGGAGAGCCGACGTCATGAAAGAAAAGGATACGACCCAGCCGGAAAAGATAGAGGCCCCGGTCGATGAGAAGGTGAAAGAGGCCGCCATGTCCCTGCCCGAAGGGGAACAGGGCAAGAACGAAGAGGATGAAGAGGAGATCGTCGAGACGGAAGAAATAGGTCAAACATCCCTTGAATTCGACGAAGTCGAGAACTTAGGAACAGTGGCCGAAATAACCGGTGCGGTCAGGGAAAGGTTCGAGGACATGGATAAGCTGGAGGCGATACGCCTCCGCAAAATAGTCGGCAAGGCCGGAAAGAGAAAGGACATAACAACAAACAAACGGGCCGGAAGATATCGCGGTTTCAGGATACCTGCCGGCAGGACCACCGACCCTGCGTTCGATGCTACCGTTCGTGCGGCGGCACCGCATCAAAGGTCTCGGGACAGCAAAGGCCTCAGTATAAGCATAGAGTCCCAGGATATAAGGGAAAAGATACGCATAAAGAGGGATTCATGCTCTTTCCTTTTCGCCGTGGACGTCAGCGGTTCCCTTGTCAAGAGCGGAATGATGCAGGACATAAAGAACGGCGTCAAGGCAATGCTGATGGACAATTACGTCAATAGAGATAAGGTAGCTCTGATGACATTCAGGACGGGAGCGGTGACGATCTCGGTCCCTTTCACCCGCTCCGTCGCCGGGATAACAGATGTCCTCGAGAACACCGAATGCGGCGACGGGACGCCGCTCGGTCCGGCGATGCTGGTGATAAAAGATTACATGCTCAACTATATCAGGAAGAACCCGGACGAGAGGTGCTATGTGATCCTGATAACGGACGGCGAGGCCACGATCCCCGTGCAGAAGGGCAGGGATGCGGACATGGAACTCAGAAAGGTGGCCGCAATGATGAATATACCCAACACGGAGTGGATGGTCGTGGACTCAAGCCTGATACCGGGAAAGGTGAACCATGCCGCCGAGCTCGCGGCGATGTTGAATGCCAGATATATAAGATTGGAAGATCTGCAATCTGCGTAA
- a CDS encoding ATP-binding protein: MSKEKKLLFPFAAIVGQEQMKAALLLNVVDPGIGGVLIRGEKGTAKSTTVRSLAQVLPEVEHVKDCIYRCDPKSGKGLCPNCAEAVASGKKLESETSHMRVVELPLSATEDRIAGTLDIEHVLQTGKKKFEPGVLAQANGNLLYVDEVNLLEDHMVDLLLDAAAMGVNYVEREGISFEHPSKFILVGSMNPEEGEIRPQLLDRFGLCVEIRGEKDLSTRTEIIGRRLAFDADPKGFTRSYADETKKIKDSILNARKILANSKADKELISMAARVALFFDMEGHRADITMVRAAKANAALNGRAEAGKMDIATVAPMVLTHRMKRKPFEETGFDDGELIACLQDI, from the coding sequence ATGTCGAAAGAAAAGAAATTGTTATTCCCCTTTGCCGCTATTGTCGGCCAGGAGCAGATGAAGGCCGCCCTGCTCCTGAACGTGGTGGACCCCGGAATAGGCGGGGTCCTAATCAGGGGAGAAAAAGGAACTGCGAAATCGACCACCGTAAGGTCTCTCGCCCAGGTCCTTCCGGAGGTCGAGCATGTAAAAGACTGCATATATCGCTGCGATCCGAAGTCCGGGAAGGGATTATGTCCCAATTGTGCAGAGGCAGTCGCATCCGGAAAGAAGCTGGAATCGGAAACATCCCATATGCGCGTGGTCGAGCTGCCGCTGAGTGCTACCGAGGACAGAATAGCCGGCACATTGGATATAGAGCATGTGTTGCAAACGGGTAAGAAAAAATTCGAGCCCGGCGTACTGGCACAGGCAAACGGGAATCTTCTTTACGTCGATGAAGTGAACCTTCTGGAGGACCACATGGTGGATCTTCTTCTTGACGCAGCGGCGATGGGCGTCAACTACGTAGAAAGAGAGGGGATATCCTTTGAGCATCCATCAAAATTCATTCTGGTCGGATCGATGAATCCCGAAGAGGGTGAGATAAGGCCGCAGCTTTTGGACAGATTCGGATTATGCGTGGAGATACGCGGTGAGAAGGATCTTTCCACAAGAACAGAGATCATAGGGAGGAGGTTGGCTTTCGATGCCGACCCCAAAGGGTTCACTCGGTCGTATGCGGATGAGACGAAAAAGATCAAGGACAGCATATTGAATGCCAGGAAGATCCTGGCAAACTCCAAGGCAGACAAGGAACTAATATCAATGGCCGCACGCGTCGCTCTCTTTTTTGACATGGAAGGGCACAGGGCGGACATAACAATGGTAAGGGCGGCAAAAGCGAATGCCGCCTTGAACGGAAGGGCAGAGGCAGGAAAAATGGATATAGCAACGGTTGCACCGATGGTCCTCACGCACCGCATGAAGAGGAAACCCTTCGAAGAGACCGGGTTCGATGACGGAGAACTAATAGCATGCCTCCAGGACATTTGA
- a CDS encoding suppressor of fused domain protein codes for MAEETQMPELYTDEELDAIEAHIISQFGDFEHVFHEIVSPDIHVDICIIDPTSEFDHYTLVTMGMGAHRMNVPEELKDNNVDRAELLITLPPDWEVQNDDERWYWPIRCLKACARLPGEYDTWLGYGHTVSNEEPYADNTELCGLMLTFPYFFGRDAVICKMPDGSEVNFYQLIPLYKNEMDFKIENDAETLEDMFPEDFDTVVDIKRKNVLE; via the coding sequence ATGGCCGAAGAAACGCAGATGCCGGAGCTGTATACAGACGAAGAATTGGATGCTATCGAGGCCCATATAATATCGCAGTTCGGCGATTTTGAGCACGTGTTCCATGAGATCGTATCTCCGGATATCCATGTGGATATATGCATAATCGATCCGACCTCTGAGTTCGACCACTATACGCTTGTGACAATGGGGATGGGCGCACACCGCATGAACGTGCCGGAAGAACTCAAAGACAATAACGTAGACCGTGCTGAACTCCTCATAACGCTCCCTCCGGACTGGGAGGTACAGAACGACGATGAGAGGTGGTACTGGCCGATAAGATGTTTGAAAGCATGCGCCCGTCTGCCTGGCGAGTACGATACGTGGCTGGGGTACGGTCACACAGTATCGAATGAGGAACCGTATGCGGATAACACCGAATTATGCGGTCTGATGCTGACCTTCCCCTACTTCTTTGGCAGGGATGCGGTAATATGCAAGATGCCGGACGGAAGCGAAGTGAACTTCTACCAACTGATACCGTTGTACAAGAATGAGATGGATTTCAAGATCGAGAACGACGCGGAAACGTTGGAGGATATGTTCCCGGAGGACTTCGACACGGTGGTCGACATCAAAAGGAAAAATGTGTTAGAATGA
- a CDS encoding ankyrin repeat domain-containing protein: MDNTFLNACKNGQKGIVEAFVKKGGIDYNKRDQTGSTPIFYASVKGARDIVKILIDNGADVSLANNESATPLHAVSKSGNKEIMKMLVDAGADVNTTDKYGKTPLIYTLQQGRTEAANYLISLGADTTKKDNEGHTALDYATANGLRDIIAKLSGGDGKDISGNTPLHQAAHNGQSEVVSALIKSGADVNAVNDGGESPLIIACINGNLQVARLLLNAGADANLRLLNGNSPLHYAAAGGNKFLGAALIEKGADANFQNESGESPLIVAAMRGQNDFSAMLIEKGADVNATDNLEHSAMHYAAENGYTEIVEQLIISGAQH, translated from the coding sequence ATGGATAACACATTCCTGAACGCCTGTAAGAACGGGCAAAAAGGCATTGTAGAAGCCTTTGTTAAAAAGGGAGGCATTGATTACAACAAGCGCGATCAAACAGGATCAACACCAATATTCTATGCTTCGGTCAAAGGTGCCAGAGACATCGTCAAGATACTGATCGATAACGGCGCTGACGTGTCTCTCGCCAACAACGAGAGCGCGACGCCGCTGCACGCCGTTTCCAAAAGCGGCAACAAAGAGATAATGAAAATGCTGGTGGATGCGGGAGCGGACGTCAACACCACCGATAAATACGGCAAGACGCCGCTGATATACACACTGCAGCAGGGCAGGACCGAAGCGGCGAATTATTTGATATCACTGGGTGCGGATACCACAAAGAAGGACAATGAAGGACATACCGCATTGGATTATGCGACAGCCAACGGCCTGCGCGACATAATAGCAAAGCTGAGCGGCGGAGACGGCAAGGATATCTCCGGCAACACGCCTCTGCATCAGGCCGCCCACAACGGCCAGAGCGAAGTAGTGTCGGCACTGATAAAGTCGGGAGCCGACGTCAATGCGGTCAACGACGGCGGCGAGTCACCGTTGATCATAGCTTGCATTAACGGCAATCTGCAGGTCGCACGTCTGCTTCTGAATGCGGGCGCCGACGCTAACCTCAGACTGCTTAACGGCAACTCGCCGTTACACTATGCGGCGGCCGGAGGCAACAAGTTCCTCGGTGCGGCGTTGATCGAAAAGGGCGCCGATGCGAACTTCCAGAACGAGAGCGGAGAGTCGCCGCTGATCGTCGCTGCAATGCGCGGGCAGAATGATTTCTCCGCGATGCTGATCGAGAAGGGTGCCGATGTCAACGCAACAGATAATCTGGAACACAGTGCGATGCACTATGCGGCCGAGAACGGATACACCGAGATCGTGGAGCAGCTGATCATTTCCGGCGCCCAGCACTGA
- a CDS encoding ankyrin repeat domain-containing protein — translation MDQREIKSKYEQNNRDAALESYSKAIETYRGQEDNINKLAVLAADFAHPEALQVLFNAGASPSFIGDYGYTLLHHLAIQNESMYIQKPAGAVAKTTLLLLDNKVSALRKDENRGMTCYHYAAQNGAAEMVEALAERGTKLNMTDKDGNTGIHIACEYVRHAIKDVEYKKKDLESSKKEYEKAVSRQKELGKNEAEIAEYVKKWVTNTPEKAQKNYDVAVQHAEDYFRTVKAFVAGGVDKDEKNSYDRSPLDIAVESDAKKIAAFLSGTLADGGNAAVAAGGMTLHQAAEKGDVEAIKAIAGTGVDMNGLKDEEEHKLGGRTALAIAVAHLKADAVDALLSYGADPSFKDGKGRVALRFLFEPELKTSPNGKTFEEKVIQKIIRSMKAAGFKIDQIVDDDGNTILNTACRSSRGMAYNGRTIKGEVIDEVMKNSPNINLPNRFGETPLMHACARDFEMMENIQLMMLEQGADVSAADKNGDTALHYAARNDDKNGARTLCDMLLEFGADAKAVNNVKQMALDIATQKNNEPLVKLLLNKM, via the coding sequence ATGGATCAGCGTGAGATCAAAAGCAAGTATGAACAGAATAACCGCGATGCGGCGCTGGAATCCTATTCCAAAGCGATCGAGACATATCGCGGTCAGGAAGACAATATCAATAAACTGGCCGTCTTGGCCGCTGATTTTGCGCATCCGGAAGCGTTGCAGGTGCTGTTCAATGCGGGCGCATCTCCTTCATTTATCGGCGATTACGGTTACACATTGCTTCATCATTTGGCAATTCAGAATGAGAGCATGTACATCCAGAAGCCGGCAGGAGCAGTGGCAAAGACCACGCTGCTGCTTCTCGACAACAAGGTCAGTGCCCTGCGCAAGGATGAGAACAGAGGCATGACATGTTACCACTATGCTGCGCAGAACGGTGCGGCAGAGATGGTGGAGGCCCTTGCGGAACGCGGCACCAAGCTTAACATGACCGACAAGGACGGCAACACCGGGATACACATTGCCTGCGAATATGTCAGGCATGCGATCAAGGATGTAGAGTATAAGAAAAAGGATCTCGAATCATCCAAGAAAGAGTATGAGAAAGCAGTGAGCCGCCAGAAAGAACTCGGCAAGAACGAAGCAGAAATAGCCGAATATGTGAAGAAGTGGGTAACGAACACTCCGGAGAAGGCGCAGAAGAATTATGATGTGGCCGTACAGCACGCGGAGGATTATTTCCGTACGGTCAAGGCGTTCGTCGCCGGCGGCGTGGATAAAGACGAGAAGAACAGCTACGACAGGTCTCCGTTGGATATAGCTGTCGAATCAGATGCAAAGAAGATCGCAGCGTTCCTGTCCGGCACATTGGCCGACGGCGGTAATGCCGCAGTTGCAGCAGGCGGCATGACCCTGCATCAGGCTGCCGAGAAAGGTGATGTCGAGGCGATAAAGGCCATTGCCGGGACAGGCGTGGACATGAACGGCCTGAAGGACGAAGAGGAGCACAAACTCGGCGGACGCACGGCACTGGCGATCGCTGTAGCTCACCTCAAGGCGGATGCGGTAGATGCGTTGCTTTCCTATGGAGCGGACCCTTCGTTCAAGGACGGAAAAGGTCGTGTCGCATTACGTTTTCTATTTGAACCGGAACTGAAGACATCTCCCAATGGGAAGACGTTCGAAGAAAAGGTCATACAGAAGATCATCAGATCTATGAAAGCGGCCGGGTTCAAGATCGACCAGATCGTGGACGATGACGGCAACACTATTTTGAATACAGCCTGCAGATCCTCTCGCGGTATGGCCTATAACGGCCGCACGATTAAGGGAGAAGTGATCGATGAGGTCATGAAGAACAGCCCCAACATAAATCTCCCCAATCGATTCGGGGAGACCCCCTTGATGCATGCATGTGCCCGGGACTTTGAGATGATGGAGAATATACAGCTCATGATGCTGGAACAAGGTGCGGATGTGTCAGCCGCCGATAAGAACGGCGATACAGCGCTGCATTATGCCGCCCGCAACGACGATAAGAACGGAGCCAGAACGCTCTGCGATATGCTGCTGGAGTTCGGCGCCGATGCGAAAGCGGTCAACAACGTTAAGCAGATGGCTTTGGATATAGCAACACAAAAGAATAATGAACCGTTAGTAAAATTACTATTGAATAAAATGTAA